A genomic window from Lotus japonicus ecotype B-129 chromosome 1, LjGifu_v1.2 includes:
- the LOC130734477 gene encoding uncharacterized protein LOC130734477: MRWYSAVSHRFIIPDDRREEFSAVTVMRRAVDLLEQSLEVPDAPAEGTHSRSLTERALDLIRSNAFIGTQGVAFAAVRGARAAGGRGRGDRARGGRGRGGRARGEGAPAEGAPAEGARGGRGRGGRARGPRGRRGAGRGRGE, translated from the exons atgaggtggtacagcgctgtgtcccatcggttcatcatccctgatgataggagggaggagttcagtgcagtg actgttatgcgtcgggccgtggacttgttggagcagtcactcgaggtgccagatgctcctgcagagggcacgcattcccgatccctcactgagagggcgctggatcttattagatccaatgccttcattggtacccagggggtagcctttgctgctgtccgaggagctagagctgcaggaggcagaggtcgtggagacagagcgcgtggaggcagaggccgtggaggcagagcccgtggagagggtgctcctgcagagggtgctcctgcagagggtgcgcgtggaggcagaggccgtggaggcagagcccgtggacctagaggtcgtagaggggccggtaggggtcggggcgagtga
- the LOC130734479 gene encoding uncharacterized protein LOC130734479 produces the protein MMKWAEVVDAATVEEFEVKWMQLFNMCKAKYSNFTSYCSTTWLVHKEKFAKAWTNHVMHFGTTTSNRAEGAHASLKKMLRDCKGDLATSWDASHSLTCNRHTEILASFERSIHRIDHIFMFPFYTNIRGFVSNKCLQLIDDEHIRMKSYGGCDCLLRETHGLPCGCELAGYERIPYESIHPFWKRLSWEHVPEPVADTTSNHICGMNHGDMQPEVEALTHYFSSLDTGGQSMVRRKLQAIYCPESSSLCTPAVKIRSKRTLKANEKIPPKNKAIGSLTRDLSGFEHVDREIREAKKVSQPPKKKKRVKKSDTSYFMGHFPAFFHPYIQTVQNVEDDGNCGYRAVAALLGLPSGEESWSWVRAALIEELERHRGLYDEMWSRHVVNALHSRLTLPPGDPATEDKWMQLPEMGYLVATRFQVVFISISSTGCWSYLPLRGEGPPDVHPVIAVGHVINHFVQLHLTPGHSMPPIALQWERYVDPTSVSWCAPYGTRLGRFTSEYEAWLVTFGVPLIHQSYVDITSD, from the exons atgatgaagtgggcagaggtggtggatgctgcaacagttgaagaatttgaagtgaaatggatgcaattgtttaatatgtgcaaggcaaaatacagcaactttacctcctattgttctactacatggttggttcacaaggagaaattcgccaaggcatggacaaatcatgtgatgcactttggaacaacaacaagtaacag ggctgagggtgcacatgccagtttgaagaagatgttacgggattgcaagggtgacctggccacttcatgggatgcgtcgcatagtttgacatgtaatcgacatactgaaatattagcatcgtttgagcgcagtattcacagaattgatcacattttcatgttcccattttacacaaatattagaggatttgtgtcaaacaaatgcctacagctcatcgacgatgaacatataagaatgaagtcctacggcggatgcgattgcttgttgagagagactcatggactaccttgcggttgtgaacttgcag gttatgaaagaattccatatgagtcaattcatccattctggaagagactgagttgggagcatgtacctgaacctgttgcagatactaccagcaaccatatttgcggcatgaaccatggagatatgcaaccagaagttgaggcattgacacattatttcagttctttggatactggagggcagagtatggtaaggaggaagcttcaagcgatctattgtcctgaaagcagttcacTTTGTACTCCTGCGGTTAAGATAAGGTCCAAGCGCACTCTTAAGGCGAATGAGAAAATACCACCTAAGAAtaaagcaataggatccttgactcgtgatctttcaggttttgaacatgttgatagggagatcagagaggcaaagaaggtttcacaaccaccaaagaagaagaagcgtgtgaagaagtctgatacaagctatttcatgggtcattttccagcctttttccacccatatatacaaacagttcagaatgttgaggatgatggtaactgtggctatagagccGTTGCTGCATTACTCGGACTACCATCAGGTGAGGAAAGTTGGTCATGGGTTAGGGCAGCGTTGATAGAAGAACTTGAACGACACAGAGGGttgtatgatgaaatgtggtccagacatgtggttaatgccttacattcccgactcactcttcctcctggtgatccggctaccgaggataaatggatgcaactgccagagatgggataccttgtagcaaccaggttccaagtGGTTTTCATATCCATCTCCTCTACGGGTTGTTGGTCATACCTTCCACTAAGAGGAGAAGGTCCACCGGATGTACATCCTGTTATAGCTGTTGGTCATGTGATtaatcactttgtacag ctccatctaactcctggacattctatgccgccaattgctctccagtggGAACGGTATGTTGATCCTACATCAGTAAGCTGGTGCGCCCCATATGGTACACGTTTAGGAAGATTCACATCAGAATACGAAGCTTggcttgttacttttggtgttcctcttattcaccaaagctatgtagacatcacctcagattga